In Pararge aegeria chromosome 7, ilParAegt1.1, whole genome shotgun sequence, the DNA window AAACcgatatataaatttaatttttgtatatactTACAGCGtgcctataaaattaatatttttttaatttcagaacaCCTACGCTCAATGCATTCGCTCTGCGCCCATGGTTGCGGCCGCTCCGATTATCCAATCAAACAACGTTGGCGCTACTCTTGCTGACACATTGTCCTTACTGACTGTAAGCAGCCTTTTAGCTGAGAAGCTGCCCTTCGACTACCCCTGCGGCTGCACCCCTTATGCACCGCCCTGCGCCCCTTTCATCCCACCTTACGCCCCTTACGAGTTTGTAGCACCGTGCGCCCCGACGGTTGCGCCGATCGCGCCGATTTTGAACAACTGCGGTTGCGGTTGTGGGGGTTACCCTTACAACGCTTACGTGTTGTAGAATGATTGTTTTTGGTACAGAAACGCAAATAATTAGCACCTTTTGAAATCATATAGATCGCGCGGTTTTACATGGCCTTCCTGAAACATGCAACATCTACGATGGTTCAAATTCTGTTAACAACTCTATTAATAACTCTATTAATAATACCCGTTTCTCTACACTAAATTAAAGTTGACAGGTCTCAAAGTTTCTTCTCAATCTTCCTTTGCACTAtgttgtttgtgaaaaaatgtcCGAAAAGGATATAACTACTTCTTCGGTGCCCGTAACTTCACAGCCACACACGGTTTGCTTCTGTGTGGCCAACTATTAACGCACGTGTACCTATAtttgtttgaatatttatgtatttaaaatatttgtattagttTGTCTTTAATCGTTTAtctttattcattaattattccACGAAACTAATACTTTGGTTTTCATCCCTCCTTACTCTGCGGTTGCGCCGATCGCGCCGATTGTGAAAATGTACGGTTGCGCTGGTTACGTATACGAATAGTCCTAACAGCGCTTACGTATGATTGTTTCTGAATAACAAAGCTAATTTAAAGAATTACTTAAGGAGTTAGAGCTGCTAAATGAAgttgaaagaacttaaactattaatattgttataatatatgtatttctttacAGCGAAAAATGTTCTTGAATTCTGACCAAATGTGTGTCCACTggattcagaaaaaaaaaaccatagaaaaaaattacacagtTGCCTGTAACGAAAATTAGTACGTTTTTTAGTAAATTAGGTAGATACCtactgatttattaaaatttagggataaaataaaaattgatatccATGCAGACTTTACTGAGTATTTGGGttgttttaaactttttgaATTACTAATTTGTTATCATACTAGGCTGTTGCACGAGACCTCTTACGAATACCTTTCTGATTTTTTACATGttgtaatatacctacctaagtatTATTCTAAGACAAGATTCGACAACTCGATACCAATATTACAGATTAATGCACTCCACCTTTAGTTGTTAACTTGATGTGTTACATGATAAGAATTTATCTGAGTTTTTtggtaacttttaaattaacaaacttGACATTGGATTAaagtaaatatgtaaaatttttatagAATTCTCGAACCTTGAAGATTGGTCctcaaataatgttattttggacctaccaatatataagtttaaagaatatgttaaaacacatttattacagcgagtttgctatacaattgatgaatttcttaatgacaaggttgcttggaagcatccggctccgctttcatctctcacaagatagaaaaataaatgttaaaatctaaaatgtaaattgttgatgttggaaaagagcaactgctgagtttcttgccggcttcttctcggtagaaacttccttccgaaccggtggtagagtcactacaaacagacagacttgacgcttcaaaagtgcttattggcctaaatgaaataaatgaattttgaaattttgaatactAGTCAGGAGTTGTCAAACGAGACTAGTAGGTACtccatataaaattaaagatttacaCTAATTTTACGTGGATTTGACGTTATTTAGCATTTTACTCAGAGCGAACTAAAATGTCAATTACTTTTCGATAACCTACATAGTtaacaaaatgttttgtttataagCTATATTTACTTAAcatgaaaataataacttaGATTAATTTGTATGCGATTgtgtgtatttaatattatatatattatattacaaagtCGTGAATAGAAACCTATTTTACTCTTACTCACAACCTATCCTAGCTGATCGTAGCTAATTTTTAATCGTTGCACAGTTTATCTAGGTAGACTACCGAATCTGTGATAGAGACACTACACACAGACTGACTTCACGTTTCTACAAGTGACTCTAAAGTAATCttcttgaaatatatttattttgaatcgatttttatgttatataatttttaaacatgtGTTTGccataataatgttttatgataataagtcatgataataataattacatctGATATGTTATTGCTTATGTACTTACAacagattaataataaaattaaattgaaattacttAATgacgttattttattaattttttactaatatCTACGGAATCAAAATCAATACTTAAGTACTTACCTAATACCTACGTGTGCATAtactttcattaaaatttagaaaaagcTGTTATTTTGACGTACCTACTGTTAAGTAAAAATGGAGTTTAAAATGGTGTATGAATTACAGCTGAGTAACgaagaataagaagaaaaagTTATGTAAGTTAGGTAAGGATTTCGGCTTAattttcagggggccgagttaaaatccgagcacgcacctctaactcatcaaaagtgccacctatgggcctacttgaataaagatatttttgactttgactttgactcttcTTAGtcatgtcacttgcttcaacggtgacacCGTGACgtaaaacatcgcgaggaaacctgtatgcctgagagattTTCATAATGTCCCCAAAGGtttgaggagtccaccaatccgcactgggctaacGTGGTGAATTACGGCCTTATTGTCGAAGGAGACACGTGGCCTGTATTAagtaggtcggtaatgggttgatatgatgatgtgtCTACGCAGGAGTTAGttacctacatacctatttgTCAAATATGTATGGATATGTAAAATTTTGTCAGAATGTT includes these proteins:
- the LOC120625423 gene encoding uncharacterized protein LOC120625423 translates to MKMNAALVFVFGVFVLQNTYAQCIRSAPMVAAAPIIQSNNVGATLADTLSLLTVSSLLAEKLPFDYPCGCTPYAPPCAPFIPPYAPYEFVAPCAPTVAPIAPILNNCGCGCGGYPYNAYVL